A section of the Falco rusticolus isolate bFalRus1 chromosome Z, bFalRus1.pri, whole genome shotgun sequence genome encodes:
- the RNF20 gene encoding E3 ubiquitin-protein ligase BRE1A, producing MSGIGNKRTAGEPGPSAPPEKKAGVEDSGTTVETIKLGGVSSTEEMDIRTLQTKNRKLAEMLDQRQAIEDELREHIEKLERRQATDDASLLIINRYWNQFDENIRIILKRFDLDQGLGDLLSERKALVVPEPEPDSDSNQERKDERERGEGLEPAFSFLATLASSTSEEIESQLQERVESSRRAVAQIVTMYDKLQEKVDVLSHKLNSGDISLMEEAVLELNTYLSHENGRLQELADVLQEKHRIMSQEFSKLQERVETAESRVSVLETMIDDLQWDIDKIRKREQRLNRHLADILERVNSKGYKVYGAGSSLYGGTITINARKFEEMNAELEENKELAGNRLSELEELRQDLEEVTTQNEKLKVELRRAVEEAVKETPEYRCMQSQFSVLYNESLQLKAHLDEARTLLHGTRTTHQRQVELIERDEVSLHKKLRTEVIQLEDTLAQVRKEYEMLRIEFEQTLAANEQAGPINREMRHLISSLQNHNHQLKGEVLRYKRKLREAQSDLSKIRSRSGSALLQSQSSTEDTKEEPPEIKQEPDDPSAQISVPKAASEDVNEIKARRDEEERERERREREREREKEKEKEREREKEKEKEKEREREKQKQKESEKERESKEKEKGKHEDGRKKEAEVIKQLKAELKKAQESQKEMKLLLDMYRSAPKEQRDKVQLMAAEKKAKAELEELRQRVKELEDKEKKESKKMADEDALRKIRAVEEQIEYLQKKLAMAKQEEEALLSEMDVTGQAFEDMQEQNIRLMQQLREKDDANFKLMSERIKSNQIHKLLKEEKEELADQVLTLKTQVDAQLQVVRKLEEKEHLLQSSIGTGEKELGLRTQALEMNKRKAMDAAQLADDLKAQLELAQKKLHDFQDEIVENRVTREKEMFNFKRAEEDISRLRRKLETTKKPDMVPNCDEILMEEIKDYKARLTCPCCNMRKKDAVLTKCFHVFCFECVKTRYDTRQRKCPKCNAAFGANDFHRIYIG from the exons ATGTCTGGAATTGGCAATAAACGGACTGCTGGAGAGCCTGGCCCTTCTGCACCTCCAGAAAAGAAGGCAGGGGTTGAAGATTCAGGGACCACAGTGGAGACTATTAAGCTTGGTGGTGTTTCTTCAACG GAGGAGATGGACATCCGGACCCTACAGACCAAGAACCGTAAACTAGCAGAGATGCTGGACCAGCGACAAGCTATTGAAGATGAGCTACGGGAGCACATTGAGAAGCTGGAGCGTCGGCAGGCCACTGATGATGCCTCTCTGCTGATTATCAATCGATACTGGAATCAG TTTGATGAAAATATCCGCATCATCCTGAAACGCTTTGACCTGGACCAAGGTCTTGGAGATCTTTTATCGGAAAGAAAAGCGCTTGTGGTACCAGAACCTGAACCAGACTCGGACAGTAATCAGGAGCGCAAAGATGAGAGGGAACGAG GTGAAGGACTGGAGCCAGCATTCTCCTTCCTAGCCACTCTAGCCAGCAGCACTAGTGAGGAGATAGAATCTCAGCTGCAGGAGCGTGTAGAGTCCTCCCGCCGTGCTGTTGCCCAGATTGTGACAATGTATGACAAACTGCAGGAGAAAGTGGATGTGCTATCCCATAAGCTGAATAGTGGAG atatttcattGATGGAAGAAGCAGTTCTGGAGCTTAATACTTACCTCTCACATGAAAATGGacggctgcaggagctggctgatgtTCTTCAGGAGAAGCACCGAATCATGTCTCAGGAG TTCTCCAAGCTGCAAGAGAGAGTGGAGACAGCAGAATCTCGGGTGTCTGTTCTGGAGACTATGATTGATGACCTTCAGTGGGATATTGACAAGATACGCAAGAGGGAGCAGAGGCTCAACCGGCACTTAGCAGATATTCTGGAACGA GTAAATTCCAAAGGGTACAAGGTGTatggagctgggagcagcctcTATGGTGGCACTATCACCATTAATGCCCGCAAG TTTGAGGAGATGaatgcagagctggaagagaatAAAGAGCTTGCCGGGAATCGCCTCAGTGAGTTGGAGGAACTACGCCAGGATCTTGAGGAAGTAAcaacacagaatgaaaaactcAAG GTTGAGCTGCGACGAGCAGTAGAAGAGGCTGTGAAGGAGACCCCAGAATATCGCTGCATGCAGTCccaattttctgttttgtataaTGAGAGTCTCCAGCTGAAAGCACATCTTGATGAGGCCCGCACTCTGCTTCATGGCACCCGCACCACACACCAGCGCCAGGTGGAACTAATTGAG AGAGATGAGGTCAGTCTTCACAAGAAGCTACGCACAGAGGTGATACAGCTAGAGGACACCCTGGCACAAGTCCGCAAAGAATATGAGATGCTGAGGATAGAGTTTGAACAGACGCTTGCTGCAAATGAACAAGCAG gCCCAATTAATCGGGAGATGCGTCATCTCATCAGCAGCCTCCAAAATCACAACCACCAGCTGAAGGGAGAGGTGTTAAGATACAAGCGCAAACTGAGAGAGGCCCAATCTGACTTGAGCAAG ATCCGCTCTCGCAGTGGTAGTGCTCTCTTACAGTCCCAGTCCAGCACTGAAGACACAAAGGAGGAACCTCCAGAGATCAAGCAAGAACCTGATGATCCTTCTGCCCAAATCTCTGTCCCAAAGGCTGCTTCTGAAGATGTTAATGAAATTAAGGCCAGGCGAGATGAAGAGGAACGGGAGCGAGAGAGGCGCGAGAGGGAGAGGGAAcgagagaaggaaaaagagaaggagagagagcgagagaaagagaaggaaaaggaaaaggaacgAGAGCgggagaagcagaaacagaaggaatctgagaaggagagagagtccaaagagaaggagaaagggaagcatgaagatggaagaaagaaggaggCTGAAGTGATCAAGCAGCTGAAGGCTGAGCTCAA GAAGGCCCAGGAGAGCCAGAAGGAGATGAAGCTGTTGCTAGATATGTACCGCTCTGCCCCCAAAGAGCAGAGAGACAAAGTGCAGCTGATGGCAGCTGAGAAGAAGGCAAAAGCTGAG CTGGAAGAACTGAGGCAGAGGGTGAAAGAACTGgaagacaaggagaaaaaggagagtaAAAAGATGGCTGATGAGGATGCCCTCCGCAAGATCCGAGCAGTGGAAGAACAAATCGAGTATTTACAGAAGAAACTAGCCATGGCTAAGCAG GAGGAGGAGGCCCTGCTGTCGGAAATGGATGTCACAGGGCAAGCCTTTGAAGACATGCAGGAACAGAACATCCGCTTGATGCAGCAGCTACGGGAGAAGGATGATGCCAACTTCAAGCTGATGTCAGAACGCATCAAATCCAACCAGATCCACAAGCTGCtgaaagaggagaaggaggagctGGCAGACCAAGTTTTGACGCTGAAGACACAG GTGGATGCCCAGCTGCAGGTTGTACGTAAGCTAGAGGAGAAGGAACACTTACTGCAAAGCAGCATTGGAACAGGCGAGAAAGAGCTAGGTCTCCGAACACAGGCCCTGGAAATGAATAAACGCAAG gccATGGATGCAGCCCAGCTTGCAGATGAtctgaaagcccagctagagcTGGCTCAGAAGAAGTTACATGATTTCCAAGATGAGATTGTAGAAAACAGAGTAACTAGAGAGAAAGAGATGTTCAACTTCAAAAGGGCTGAG GAAGATATATCTAGGTTGCGCAGGAAGCTGGAGACAACCAAGAAGCCTGACATGGTTCCCAACTGTGATGAGATACTGATGGAAGAAATCAAGGATTACAAA GCCCGGCTGACCTGCCCGTGCTGTAACATGCGCAAAAAGGATGCTGTGCTCACAAAGTGCTTTCATGTCTTCTGTTTTGAGTGCGTGAAAACACGCTATGACACCCGGCAGCGTAAATGCCCCAAATGCAATGCTGCTTTTGGTGCCAATGATTTTCATAGGATCTACATTGGTTGA